A single genomic interval of Vibrio gallicus harbors:
- a CDS encoding ABC transporter permease, protein MDFSIIGESLDIYIDGLYTTLWLVAAALIIGLAFAIPIAIARNSKNWLLVAPTWSFIYFFRGTPLLVQLYLIYYGMDQFIPVKDTLWEHAWFCALVAFALNTCAYTSEIIRGAINGLSKGEIEAAKAYGMSPFLTYKRIILPSALRRALPAYSNEVIFMIHGSAVAGIITIMDITGAARLVNSRYYAPFESFLTAGLFYMCLTFTVIWLFKRAEKRFLAYMRPLESK, encoded by the coding sequence ATGGATTTTTCTATCATAGGCGAGAGCTTGGATATCTACATTGATGGCTTATACACCACATTATGGTTGGTTGCGGCAGCACTGATTATTGGCTTAGCGTTTGCGATTCCGATTGCGATTGCGCGTAACAGTAAGAACTGGTTATTGGTCGCCCCGACTTGGTCGTTTATTTATTTCTTTAGAGGGACACCACTTCTGGTTCAGCTGTATCTTATTTACTATGGTATGGATCAGTTTATTCCGGTTAAAGATACCTTATGGGAGCACGCTTGGTTCTGTGCTTTAGTCGCGTTTGCTCTTAACACCTGTGCCTATACTTCCGAAATTATTCGTGGCGCAATTAATGGGTTATCAAAAGGTGAGATTGAGGCGGCAAAAGCGTACGGTATGAGTCCATTTTTGACTTACAAGCGTATTATTCTACCGAGTGCGCTGCGCCGAGCATTGCCTGCATATAGTAACGAAGTGATTTTCATGATTCATGGCTCAGCAGTAGCAGGTATAATTACCATCATGGATATTACGGGTGCCGCTCGTTTGGTGAATTCACGTTATTACGCTCCGTTCGAGTCATTTTTGACTGCTGGACTGTTTTATATGTGTTTAACCTTTACTGTGATCTGGTTATTCAAGAGGGCAGAGAAACGCTTCCTAGCCTATATGAGACCTCTAGAGTCGAAATAA
- the dbpA gene encoding ATP-dependent RNA helicase DbpA: MSDSQFKQLSLSQPLLDNLATLGYAQMTPIQAQSLPMMLEGKDVIGQGKTGSGKTAAFGLSLLSNLNVKRFRVQSLVLCPTRELADQVAKEIRKLARAIHNIKVLTLCGGMPMGPQIGSLEHGSHILVGTPGRILDHLERGRINLSELNTLVLDEADRMLDMGFQDALDAIISEAPSERQTLLFSATFPDKIKEVAARIMQNPQHVKVASTHDKSSIVQHFHKVGNDDDRMNALETLLLVHQPESAVIFCNTKREVKDVADELHYRGFSVIDIHGDLEQRDRNQTLVQFSNKSVSILVATDVAARGLDVENLDAVINYQLSRDPEVHVHRIGRTGRAGSKGVACSLFSDKEHYRVAMIDEYMDIAIDAEPLPQAQDKSPLRPKMVTIDIAGGKKQKVRAGDILGALTGQNGVDGKLVGKINLFDMRSYVAVDRSIASAALKKLENGKMKGRNFRARLMK; the protein is encoded by the coding sequence TTGAGCGATTCTCAATTTAAGCAACTATCACTGTCTCAGCCTTTACTAGACAACCTTGCAACCTTAGGGTATGCACAAATGACGCCTATTCAAGCACAAAGTTTACCTATGATGCTGGAAGGTAAGGATGTGATAGGTCAGGGCAAGACCGGCTCTGGTAAAACAGCCGCATTTGGTTTGTCACTGCTTAGCAATTTGAATGTTAAGCGCTTTCGAGTTCAATCTCTGGTGTTGTGTCCAACGCGAGAGTTGGCTGATCAGGTGGCTAAAGAGATCCGTAAGCTGGCACGTGCTATCCATAATATTAAGGTATTAACCTTGTGTGGTGGCATGCCAATGGGGCCGCAGATAGGCTCTCTTGAACATGGTTCACATATTTTAGTAGGCACGCCGGGGCGTATCTTAGATCACCTTGAAAGAGGTCGTATTAACCTCAGTGAGCTAAACACCTTAGTGCTGGATGAAGCAGACCGTATGCTAGATATGGGGTTCCAAGACGCGTTGGACGCCATCATTAGTGAAGCGCCTTCTGAGCGTCAAACCTTGCTGTTTAGTGCGACTTTCCCAGATAAGATCAAAGAGGTTGCCGCGCGTATCATGCAAAACCCACAGCATGTGAAGGTGGCGTCTACTCATGATAAAAGCAGCATTGTACAGCACTTCCACAAAGTCGGTAATGATGATGATCGTATGAATGCACTGGAGACTCTGCTTTTGGTGCATCAACCGGAGTCAGCGGTTATTTTTTGCAATACCAAGCGTGAAGTAAAAGATGTGGCGGATGAGCTTCATTATCGCGGCTTTAGCGTGATTGATATCCATGGTGACCTAGAACAACGAGACCGAAATCAAACCTTAGTGCAGTTCTCTAATAAAAGTGTCTCTATCTTAGTGGCAACCGATGTTGCAGCGCGTGGCCTTGATGTTGAAAACCTAGATGCAGTAATTAACTATCAGCTTTCACGTGACCCAGAAGTCCACGTTCACCGTATCGGTCGCACTGGGCGAGCTGGCAGTAAAGGCGTGGCTTGCAGCTTGTTTAGCGACAAAGAACATTATCGCGTCGCTATGATTGATGAGTATATGGATATTGCGATTGATGCAGAGCCATTGCCACAAGCCCAAGACAAATCACCACTTAGACCTAAAATGGTTACGATTGATATTGCTGGTGGTAAAAAGCAAAAAGTACGTGCAGGGGATATCTTAGGAGCGCTTACTGGACAAAACGGTGTTGATGGTAAATTGGTGGGCAAAATCAACCTATTCGATATGCGCTCATATGTGGCAGTCGATCGCTCCATTGCCTCTGCCGCCCTTAAAAAACTTGAAAACGGTAAGATGAAAGGGCGCAATTTTAGAGCGCGCTTGATGAAGTAA
- a CDS encoding lipid A deacylase LpxR family protein — protein sequence MSPYPQPLARPLFILSLLFTAPTFAQNSSIYFGIDNDSIVTTDQDYTNGVFISYTNDFDISHDSIFNALPGTDFDASPNGDTLHRFNIELGQKMWTPKDIENPDPVPGERPYAGLLYLSSTLYAIKPDSINSYSLMFGTMGPNSYAEQGQKFVHSIIKSDDPQGWDNQISNQVVLNLNYQRNDKWYESSVSGSTTHELSTQGRIMAGNFRSELAGGAMWRWGSNLGSSFGSAKVNNESSIDPGLIIRSKSGWYLYSGLEGRFRFNDITIEGDRPDDGITASEVEHLQATVTAGVLGYYRGWGASLAVSTKTRDYREDPRSFHTNGSLALFWLF from the coding sequence ATGTCACCTTACCCACAACCGCTAGCGCGCCCCCTTTTTATCCTCTCCCTTTTATTTACAGCGCCTACATTCGCCCAAAATAGCTCTATCTATTTCGGGATAGATAACGACAGCATAGTTACTACGGATCAAGACTATACCAATGGTGTATTTATAAGCTACACCAACGATTTTGATATCAGCCACGACAGTATATTCAACGCCTTACCAGGTACAGATTTTGATGCTTCACCCAATGGCGATACCCTACATCGGTTTAATATTGAACTTGGACAGAAGATGTGGACGCCAAAGGATATAGAGAATCCCGATCCCGTACCAGGCGAGCGCCCCTATGCTGGCCTTCTCTACCTATCATCGACTCTATATGCCATCAAACCTGACAGTATCAATTCTTATAGCCTAATGTTTGGCACTATGGGACCGAACTCCTACGCCGAGCAAGGACAGAAATTTGTACACAGTATTATTAAATCGGATGATCCCCAAGGTTGGGACAACCAAATAAGCAATCAGGTGGTTTTGAATTTAAACTATCAACGAAACGATAAGTGGTATGAAAGCTCTGTAAGTGGCAGCACAACTCATGAACTAAGTACTCAGGGTAGAATCATGGCAGGGAATTTCAGAAGTGAGTTAGCAGGAGGCGCAATGTGGCGTTGGGGGAGCAACTTGGGCTCCAGTTTTGGCAGTGCTAAGGTTAATAACGAATCCTCCATCGACCCAGGTTTGATCATTCGCAGCAAAAGCGGATGGTATCTGTACAGTGGTCTCGAAGGGCGATTTAGATTCAATGATATAACTATCGAGGGTGACAGGCCAGATGACGGAATTACCGCCTCTGAGGTCGAGCACCTACAAGCGACCGTTACCGCCGGTGTGTTGGGGTATTACCGAGGTTGGGGGGCGAGCCTCGCTGTTTCAACCAAAACCCGTGATTACCGAGAAGATCCGCGCTCGTTTCATACCAACGGCTCTCTTGCCCTATTTTGGTTATTCTAA
- the pflA gene encoding pyruvate formate lyase 1-activating protein, whose protein sequence is MKGKIHSFESCGTVDGPGIRFIVFLQGCLMRCMYCHNRDTWDPHGGKEVTVDELVKEAQSYRHFMNASGGGITCSGGEALMQPEFVRDFFRAAQAEGIHTCLDTNGYVRRHTEVIDEILEATDLVMLDLKHMKDEIHHDFIGVSNRRTLDFARYLQKIGQKTWIRHVIVPGYTDDEEEIHMLGEFIKDMDNIEKVELLPYHRLGEHKWEAMGFDYPLHDVEPPSKETMDKIAGILSQYNNNVKY, encoded by the coding sequence ATGAAAGGTAAAATCCATTCCTTTGAATCATGCGGTACCGTTGACGGGCCAGGAATTCGTTTTATTGTATTCTTACAAGGCTGCTTAATGCGTTGCATGTATTGCCACAATAGAGACACATGGGATCCACACGGCGGAAAAGAAGTCACGGTAGATGAGCTGGTTAAAGAAGCACAATCATACCGTCACTTTATGAATGCTTCCGGTGGTGGTATCACCTGCTCAGGTGGTGAGGCTCTAATGCAACCAGAATTCGTTCGTGACTTTTTCCGCGCCGCACAAGCTGAAGGCATTCATACCTGCCTTGATACCAATGGCTATGTACGTCGCCATACTGAAGTCATTGACGAAATTCTTGAGGCTACTGACCTTGTGATGCTCGATCTAAAACATATGAAAGACGAGATTCATCACGACTTCATCGGAGTTTCAAACCGTCGCACCCTAGACTTTGCTCGTTATCTACAAAAAATCGGTCAAAAAACCTGGATTCGTCACGTTATAGTTCCAGGCTATACCGATGATGAAGAAGAGATTCATATGCTAGGTGAGTTCATTAAAGATATGGACAACATCGAGAAAGTTGAGCTACTTCCTTACCATAGATTAGGTGAGCACAAATGGGAAGCTATGGGCTTTGATTACCCACTACACGACGTTGAACCACCATCAAAAGAAACTATGGATAAGATCGCTGGAATTCTTAGCCAATACAACAACAATGTAAAATATTAA
- a CDS encoding ABC transporter substrate-binding protein produces the protein MKKWLVAATIAVTALSGVAQAKEWKTVRFGIEGAYPPFNKTEADGTLSGFDVDIANALCKEMDAKCVLVAQDWDGMIPSLLARKFDGIIAAMSITPERQKRVDFTHKYAQIPSTFVAKKGANLDFSKAGLNGVKIGVQRATTHDKYISDNYKTAEIVRYGSFDEAYLDLANGRVSAVMGEASSLEEGVLNAKGGDQYELVGPSLTDAKWFGEGMGIATRKQDKDLTEQLNKAIDSIREKGIYQQIAKKYFDYDVYGD, from the coding sequence ATGAAAAAGTGGTTAGTTGCAGCAACAATTGCTGTCACCGCATTGTCAGGTGTAGCACAAGCTAAAGAATGGAAGACAGTACGCTTTGGTATTGAGGGTGCGTACCCTCCATTTAACAAAACGGAAGCTGATGGCACTCTTAGTGGTTTTGATGTCGACATTGCTAATGCGCTTTGTAAAGAAATGGATGCTAAGTGCGTATTAGTTGCCCAAGATTGGGATGGTATGATTCCTTCACTGCTCGCACGTAAGTTTGACGGTATTATTGCGGCAATGTCGATTACCCCTGAGCGTCAAAAGCGTGTAGATTTTACTCATAAATACGCGCAGATCCCAAGTACCTTTGTGGCGAAGAAGGGCGCAAACCTGGACTTTTCTAAAGCAGGTCTAAACGGGGTTAAGATTGGTGTTCAGCGTGCAACAACGCATGATAAATACATCTCTGACAATTATAAAACGGCAGAGATTGTTCGCTACGGATCGTTTGACGAAGCATATTTAGACCTTGCCAATGGGCGCGTATCGGCGGTCATGGGTGAAGCATCTTCATTAGAAGAAGGCGTACTCAATGCAAAAGGTGGCGATCAGTATGAGCTTGTTGGGCCATCGTTAACAGATGCCAAATGGTTTGGTGAAGGTATGGGGATTGCGACACGTAAGCAAGACAAAGACCTGACTGAGCAGCTAAACAAAGCGATTGATTCGATTCGTGAAAAAGGTATCTATCAACAAATAGCGAAAAAATACTTTGATTATGACGTTTACGGTGATTAA
- a CDS encoding YfbU family protein, which translates to MEMTNAQRLILSNQYYLMSKLSPEDKDKYERLQKIVERGYGLQMRELDKDFGHISESDCREIIDIMEMYHAMQESYKMLDANNQSQVDKRRLMFLGFDIATEAHIVNYVRFITDTEGLYPQFDKADHHFNSQVPMLDKYRRMLTTWRNCPRQYHLSASEITQVFNA; encoded by the coding sequence ATGGAAATGACTAACGCACAGCGTTTGATCCTTTCAAACCAATACTATCTAATGTCAAAACTCTCTCCAGAGGATAAAGACAAATATGAGCGTCTACAAAAAATCGTTGAACGCGGCTATGGCTTACAAATGCGAGAGCTGGACAAAGATTTTGGTCATATAAGCGAATCCGATTGTCGTGAAATTATCGACATTATGGAGATGTATCATGCGATGCAAGAGTCTTACAAGATGCTTGATGCGAACAATCAAAGCCAAGTCGATAAGCGTCGTCTGATGTTTTTGGGCTTTGATATTGCAACCGAAGCACATATTGTTAACTACGTTCGCTTTATTACCGACACTGAAGGGCTTTACCCTCAATTTGATAAAGCAGACCATCACTTTAACAGCCAAGTGCCAATGCTTGATAAATATCGTCGCATGCTTACTACGTGGCGCAACTGTCCTCGCCAGTATCATTTGTCTGCCAGTGAAATCACTCAGGTATTCAACGCCTAA
- the pflB gene encoding formate C-acetyltransferase encodes MAEQFAKAWENFAAGEWQNEVNVRDFIQKNYTPYEGDESFLVTEGTEATDALWAKVMVGIKQENSTHAPVDFDTSVISTITSHAAGYIEKDLETIVGLQTDAPLKRAIIPNGGIRMVEGSAKAYGRVLDPEVKKIYTEYRKTHNAGVFDIYTPEILKCRKSGVLTGLPDAYGRGRIIGDYRRIALYGIDFLIKDKLAQFTSLQERFENGEDLHMTMQLREEIAEQHRALGQIKAMAASYGLDISKPAETAQEAIQWTYFGYLAAVKSQNGAAMSLGRTSSFLDIFIERDIAAGKITEVQAQEMIDHFVMKLRMVRFLRTPEYDELFSGDPIWATESMGGMGLDGRTLVTRSNFRFLNSLYTMGPSPEPNITVLWSEALPEGFKKFCAKVSIDTSSIQYENDDLMRPDLESDDYAIACCVSPMVVGKQMQFFGARANLAKTMLYTINGGVDEKLKIQVGPNMPKIEDAVLDYDDLMQRMDHFMDWLAKQYVTALNSIHFMHDKYSYEASLMALHDRDVKRTMACGIAGLSVAADSLSAIKYATVKPVRDENGIAVDFEIEGDYPKFGNNDPRVDDIACDLVSTFMNKIRKLNTYRNAIPTQSILTITSNVVYGKKTGNTPDGRRAGAPFAPGANPMHGRDEKGAVASLTSVGKLPFADAQDGISYTFSIVPNALGKDEDSQRANLAGLMDGYFHHETSVEGGQHLNVNVLNRETLEDAVKHPENYPQLTIRVSGYAVRFNSLTQEQQQDVIARTFTESL; translated from the coding sequence ATGGCAGAGCAATTTGCTAAAGCTTGGGAAAATTTTGCTGCGGGCGAGTGGCAAAATGAAGTAAACGTTCGTGATTTCATTCAGAAAAACTACACGCCATATGAAGGCGATGAGTCTTTCCTAGTAACTGAAGGTACTGAAGCAACTGACGCGCTTTGGGCTAAAGTTATGGTAGGTATCAAACAAGAGAACAGCACCCACGCCCCTGTTGATTTCGATACTTCAGTTATCTCTACCATCACATCTCATGCTGCTGGTTACATCGAAAAAGACCTTGAAACTATCGTTGGTCTTCAAACTGATGCGCCACTTAAGCGTGCAATCATTCCTAACGGTGGTATCCGTATGGTTGAGGGTTCTGCTAAAGCTTACGGTCGCGTACTTGATCCTGAAGTTAAGAAAATCTACACAGAATACCGTAAAACGCACAATGCTGGCGTATTCGATATCTACACTCCAGAAATCCTAAAATGTCGTAAATCTGGCGTTCTAACAGGTCTTCCTGATGCATATGGCCGTGGTCGTATCATTGGTGACTACCGTCGTATCGCTCTTTACGGGATTGACTTCCTAATTAAAGACAAACTAGCTCAATTCACTTCTCTACAAGAAAGATTTGAAAACGGCGAAGACCTACACATGACTATGCAACTTCGTGAAGAAATTGCAGAGCAACATCGTGCTCTAGGTCAAATCAAAGCTATGGCAGCTTCTTACGGCTTAGACATTTCTAAACCTGCAGAAACTGCTCAAGAAGCTATCCAATGGACTTACTTCGGTTACCTAGCTGCTGTTAAATCTCAAAACGGCGCGGCTATGTCACTTGGTCGTACTTCTTCTTTCCTTGATATCTTCATCGAACGTGATATTGCTGCTGGCAAAATCACTGAAGTTCAAGCTCAAGAAATGATTGACCACTTCGTAATGAAGCTACGTATGGTTCGTTTCCTACGTACTCCTGAATACGATGAACTATTCTCTGGTGACCCAATCTGGGCTACAGAGTCAATGGGTGGTATGGGTCTTGACGGACGTACACTAGTTACTCGTTCTAACTTCCGTTTCCTAAACAGCCTATACACTATGGGTCCTTCTCCAGAGCCGAACATCACTGTTCTTTGGTCTGAAGCACTACCTGAAGGTTTCAAAAAGTTCTGTGCTAAAGTATCTATCGATACTTCTTCTATCCAGTACGAAAATGATGACCTAATGCGTCCTGACCTTGAGTCTGATGACTACGCTATCGCTTGTTGTGTATCTCCAATGGTTGTTGGTAAGCAAATGCAGTTCTTCGGAGCTCGTGCTAACCTTGCTAAAACTATGCTTTACACTATCAACGGTGGTGTGGATGAGAAACTTAAGATCCAAGTTGGCCCTAACATGCCTAAGATCGAAGACGCAGTTCTAGACTACGACGATCTAATGCAACGTATGGATCACTTCATGGATTGGCTAGCTAAGCAATACGTAACTGCTCTAAACAGCATCCACTTCATGCACGACAAATACAGCTATGAAGCGTCTCTAATGGCTCTTCATGACCGTGACGTTAAGCGTACAATGGCTTGTGGTATTGCTGGTCTATCTGTTGCAGCTGACTCACTATCTGCAATCAAATACGCAACTGTTAAACCAGTTCGCGACGAAAATGGCATCGCTGTCGATTTCGAAATCGAGGGTGACTATCCTAAGTTCGGTAACAACGACCCACGTGTTGATGATATTGCTTGTGACCTTGTTTCTACATTCATGAACAAGATCCGTAAACTTAACACGTATCGTAATGCTATCCCTACTCAGTCTATCCTTACTATCACTTCAAACGTGGTTTATGGTAAGAAAACGGGTAACACTCCTGACGGTCGTCGTGCTGGTGCTCCATTTGCTCCAGGTGCAAACCCAATGCACGGACGTGATGAGAAAGGTGCTGTAGCGTCTCTAACTTCAGTTGGTAAACTACCATTTGCTGATGCACAAGACGGTATCTCTTATACTTTCTCTATCGTACCTAACGCTCTAGGTAAAGACGAAGATAGCCAACGTGCTAACCTTGCTGGTCTTATGGATGGTTACTTCCACCATGAAACTTCAGTAGAAGGTGGTCAACACCTTAACGTTAACGTTCTAAACCGTGAAACTCTTGAAGATGCAGTTAAGCATCCTGAGAACTACCCACAGCTAACTATCCGTGTATCGGGTTACGCAGTGCGTTTTAACTCTCTAACTCAAGAGCAACAACAAGACGTTATCGCTCGTACTTTCACTGAGTCTCTATAA
- a CDS encoding ABC transporter permease translates to MFDLQGYEATILNGAWLTVQVALLSLLLAMVLGMLGALAKLSNSYIAKGIATLYTTIIRGIPDLVLMMLIFFGGQILLNNSLYGINEWLNNYFTSSDPNHEWVSYLPDYIDISPYAAGILTIGFIFGAYMAETFRGAIMAVDVGEMEAAKAYGMSPVLAFKRVLFPQMIRHALPGFGNNWLVLLKTTALVSLIGLEDMVRVGSLAAGTTKMPFTFYMAVSIIFLFFTAVSTGILKLVERKFSIQAR, encoded by the coding sequence ATGTTTGATTTACAGGGATACGAAGCCACGATACTTAATGGTGCTTGGCTTACCGTACAGGTGGCACTGCTATCATTACTGCTAGCTATGGTCTTAGGTATGCTTGGTGCATTAGCGAAGTTATCCAATTCTTATATAGCTAAGGGGATAGCAACACTATATACCACAATAATTCGCGGGATCCCTGACCTTGTTTTAATGATGCTGATCTTCTTCGGTGGCCAGATATTATTGAACAATAGCCTATACGGCATTAATGAATGGTTAAATAATTATTTCACCTCCAGCGATCCTAATCATGAATGGGTATCTTATCTTCCTGATTATATTGATATAAGCCCCTATGCAGCAGGTATTTTGACCATTGGTTTCATCTTTGGTGCCTATATGGCAGAGACTTTTCGTGGTGCAATTATGGCCGTTGATGTCGGCGAAATGGAAGCCGCTAAGGCGTATGGCATGAGCCCAGTTCTAGCATTCAAACGGGTGTTATTTCCGCAAATGATTCGCCATGCCCTGCCAGGGTTTGGTAACAATTGGCTAGTGTTGCTTAAAACAACGGCACTTGTATCCCTGATCGGACTGGAAGATATGGTGCGTGTTGGTTCATTAGCCGCGGGTACTACTAAGATGCCATTCACTTTTTATATGGCGGTTTCTATTATCTTCCTTTTCTTCACTGCGGTATCGACAGGCATTTTGAAGCTTGTGGAACGTAAATTTAGCATTCAAGCGAGGTAG
- a CDS encoding ABC transporter ATP-binding protein: MKDVPALQIKNLHKTFGQNEVLKGISLDAHKGDVISIIGSSGSGKSTFLRCINLLETPTAGEIWVNGELIQMKNGRKGIAEPANAKQVQRIRSRLAMVFQGFNLWSHMTVLENVVEAPIHVLGVPKSQAIENAELILKKVGLYDRKDYYPGHLSGGQQQRAAIARALAVDPEVMLFDEPTSALDPELVGEVLGVMRDLAEEGRTMLVVTHEMAFARDVSNHVMFLHQGLVEEQGNPSKLFTDPESERLKQFISSIY, translated from the coding sequence ATGAAAGATGTACCCGCATTGCAGATAAAAAATTTGCATAAAACCTTTGGACAAAACGAAGTATTAAAAGGGATCTCTTTAGATGCTCATAAGGGAGACGTTATCTCCATTATCGGTAGCTCTGGCTCAGGCAAAAGTACCTTTTTGCGCTGTATCAACCTTTTAGAAACGCCGACTGCGGGCGAAATTTGGGTTAACGGTGAGCTGATTCAGATGAAAAATGGGCGCAAGGGTATCGCCGAGCCAGCAAATGCAAAACAGGTTCAGCGTATTCGTTCTCGCCTGGCGATGGTATTTCAAGGATTTAATTTGTGGTCGCATATGACTGTTTTGGAGAATGTCGTTGAAGCTCCAATACATGTGTTAGGTGTACCAAAATCACAAGCTATTGAAAATGCAGAACTGATATTAAAGAAAGTGGGTCTGTACGATCGTAAAGATTACTATCCAGGTCACCTTTCCGGTGGTCAGCAGCAACGCGCCGCTATTGCCCGAGCGTTGGCGGTCGACCCTGAGGTTATGTTGTTCGATGAGCCAACATCGGCACTTGACCCTGAACTGGTTGGAGAAGTATTGGGGGTAATGCGTGATTTGGCCGAAGAAGGGCGAACCATGCTAGTTGTTACCCACGAAATGGCCTTTGCAAGAGATGTTTCTAATCATGTAATGTTTTTGCATCAAGGCTTAGTTGAAGAGCAAGGTAATCCTTCGAAGCTGTTCACCGATCCGGAGTCCGAGCGACTCAAACAATTTATCTCATCTATTTATTAA
- a CDS encoding DUF3360 domain-containing protein — protein sequence MSDAVNKAQSEEKSYSELHRPASEFSSRSEYLDHELQIMKPRRFGLNLPGRDFRFELEDLVPALAGTIGIIAMYSAVMMSWADGLTQAYDHVHLGKDFAIEVARVEMLIPALLFCVLASGFFNPRANLAGNHGPMIPLIGSIALAGAHPLALAVLLGVFGLLLSYFKGGSKLVNLTSEGTAGGLLIFLGFTGTMSQIGSIQSWASGLQSADVVAGSMGYVGLVVLGLNIAIYAYLAKIGMRWLAIPVCAIAGLLIALALGAGFDLSFETQMGIPNLNPVYWWGSTEQGWQLGLPNLSQFIASLPFAILAVAMWSPDFLGHRIFQELNYPKKTEKVLMDVDDTMTMCSIRQMVGTAVGGGNITSSWGTYMIPAAIAKRPIPGGAILLGVLCIIVAILGFPMDIAVWPPVMRIALLVGVFLPLLEAGMQMVKETKDSQAAGICIFAAVVANPVLAWALTMFLDNNGLIGDKERAARLSFVDKIVIPVGVFVICLVAMLAVGMLEPQYGIKAFL from the coding sequence ATGTCCGACGCAGTGAATAAGGCACAGTCAGAAGAAAAAAGTTATTCTGAACTACATCGCCCTGCATCAGAGTTTTCTAGCCGCTCTGAATATCTAGACCATGAACTACAAATCATGAAGCCACGCCGTTTTGGCTTAAACCTACCTGGCCGTGACTTCCGCTTCGAACTTGAAGACCTAGTGCCAGCACTAGCAGGTACCATTGGCATTATCGCGATGTACTCAGCGGTGATGATGTCGTGGGCCGACGGATTAACCCAAGCATATGACCATGTTCACCTAGGTAAAGACTTCGCTATTGAAGTTGCTCGTGTTGAGATGTTAATCCCTGCATTATTGTTCTGTGTTTTAGCTTCTGGATTTTTTAACCCTCGAGCAAACCTTGCTGGTAACCACGGCCCAATGATTCCACTTATTGGCTCTATCGCATTAGCGGGTGCTCACCCTCTTGCATTGGCTGTGTTACTTGGTGTTTTCGGCCTGCTATTAAGTTACTTTAAAGGTGGCTCAAAGCTGGTGAACCTCACATCCGAGGGGACCGCTGGTGGATTGCTTATCTTCCTTGGGTTTACCGGGACAATGAGCCAGATTGGTTCTATACAGTCTTGGGCAAGCGGTCTACAAAGTGCTGACGTTGTTGCCGGCAGTATGGGTTATGTTGGCCTCGTTGTATTAGGTCTTAACATTGCCATATATGCCTACCTTGCGAAAATAGGGATGCGTTGGTTAGCGATCCCAGTTTGTGCCATTGCAGGGCTGTTAATTGCTCTAGCCTTAGGTGCTGGATTCGACCTTTCCTTTGAAACCCAAATGGGAATTCCAAATCTAAACCCTGTATATTGGTGGGGAAGCACAGAGCAAGGTTGGCAACTTGGCCTACCTAACCTGTCACAGTTTATTGCATCACTTCCTTTTGCAATTCTTGCCGTAGCCATGTGGTCTCCTGATTTCCTAGGTCACCGTATATTCCAAGAACTCAACTATCCAAAGAAAACTGAAAAAGTTTTGATGGATGTTGATGACACCATGACCATGTGTTCTATCCGCCAGATGGTTGGTACTGCGGTTGGTGGTGGTAACATCACTTCTTCTTGGGGTACTTACATGATTCCCGCGGCGATTGCGAAGCGCCCTATTCCAGGTGGCGCGATTCTGCTTGGCGTCCTTTGTATCATCGTTGCGATTTTAGGCTTCCCTATGGATATCGCAGTATGGCCTCCAGTAATGCGTATCGCACTGCTAGTAGGTGTATTCCTTCCTCTATTAGAGGCTGGTATGCAGATGGTAAAAGAAACTAAGGACTCACAAGCTGCCGGTATCTGTATCTTTGCGGCAGTTGTTGCCAACCCAGTTCTCGCGTGGGCATTAACCATGTTCTTAGATAATAATGGCCTTATTGGCGATAAAGAGCGCGCAGCACGCCTCTCTTTTGTCGATAAAATCGTTATTCCTGTTGGGGTGTTCGTTATATGTCTAGTCGCTATGTTAGCGGTCGGCATGCTTGAGCCTCAATATGGCATCAAAGCTTTCTTATAA